A segment of the Aridibaculum aurantiacum genome:
TGCTAATGGCAGGAGCTACCGGGCAGGGTAAATCAGTAGGTTTGAATGCCATCCTCGTTTCACTGCTGTACAAGAAGCACCCATCGCAATTGAAGTTTGTATTGGTGGATCCAAAGAAGGTGGAGCTGAGCATTTACCGCAGCATCGAAAAACATTTTCTTGCTAAACTACCTGGTGAAGAAGAAAGTATCATCACCGATACAAAGAAGGTGGTTCATACGCTGAATGCGCTTTGTATTGAAATGGACAACCGCTACGACCTGTTGAAGGAAGCCGGTTGCAGGAACATAAAAGAATACAACGAGAAGTTCATTGCCCGCAGGTTGAATCCAGAGAAGGGCCACCAGTTCCTGCCTTTCATTGTATTGGTAGTGGATGAGTTTGCTGATCTTATCATGACCGCAGGTAAAGAAGTAGAGATGCCCATTGCCCGTTTGGCGCAGTTGGCTCGAGCTATTGGTATACATCTCATCATTGCTACGCAGCGTCCTTCGGTTAATATTATTACTGGTACCATTAAGGCAAACTTCCCTGCTCGTATTGCTTTTAAAGTTTCGAGTAAAATTGATAGCCGTACCATTTTGGATGCTGGTGGCGCAGAGCAGTTGATCGGTAAAGGGGATATGTTGATCAACTACAATGGAGAGCTTACCCGTTTACAATGTGCTTTTGTAGATACACCTGAAGTAGATGCTATCACTGATTTCATCGGAGATCAACGGGGGTACCCGCAGGCATTCCTGCTGCCTGAATATGTAGATGAGAAGGAACTGGAGACAAAAGACTTCGACAGCAGTAGCCGCGATCCATTGTTTGAAGATGCAGCACGATTGGTGGTGAGCAGCCAGATTGGAAGTACATCACTCATACAGCGACGAATGAAGCTCGGGTACAATCGTGCCGGCCGTTTAATGGATCAATTAGAAGCCGCAGGAATAGTAGGTCCGAATATGGGTAGCAAAGCACGTGAAGTGCAGGTAAAAAGCGAAATGGAACTGGAGGAGATATTGGGGCAGTTTTAGAGGTTTGGAGTTTAAGGTCTGAAGTTTAAGGTTTAAGGTTTGATGTTGGAGGTTGGAAGTTTGAGTTGGAGGTTAGAAGTTGGATTTTAGTGGTTAAAATTCCTGCTTCGTACTTCGTCTTTCGAACTTGTTCTCGTACCTCGTATTTCTTACCTCGTACCTGCCTTCTTCCCACTTCTTTAACATTCATTGTTTAAACAATTACCCTACCTGCTGGTCTTAAACCATTAATTTCGCACCCGTAAAAATCATAGAATGAAAAGATTATTATACCTATTTGCAGCATTTCTTATCTCCGCATCAGCATCTGCACAAGATGCAAATGCAAAAAAAGTTCTTGATCAGGTGAGTGCTAAACTGAAAACTTTCAAAGGCATCACAGCTAATTTTAATTATTCATCTAAGAGCCGTTCAGGTAAAGTGAACAATAATGTAGCCGGTAAAGTGGCTATCAAAGGCAATAAGTATTACATCAAGCAAGGTCCAACCGAAATATTCAGCGATGGTAACAAGATCTGGAACTACAATGGTTCTAACGAAGTAACTGTTAACACCGTTGATGCAGATGGTCAGACACTTACTCCACAAAAGCTACTTACTAACTTTTACGATAAAGACTTTACATACAAGTTGGTTTCATCTGCAGGCAATGCACACCAGATAGAAATGGTGCCGGTAGATAAGCGTAAGAACTTTCAGCGTGTTAATGTGTTTGTAGATAAAAGTAAGCTGATGATCACACGTGCTACTATCCTTGATAAGAGTAACAACACGATCGAGTTTAGTCTTAACAACATCAACACAAATGCATCTATAACTGATAACACATTCGTGTTCGACAAGAACAAATACAAAAAGAATATTGAAGTAATTGAATAGGTGAAAAATCATCTCCTCTACAAAGCGCCACCCATAGAAGGGTGGCGCTTTTGTTTACATCATTCCTGTATCTTGCGCACTATCAATGCGTAATTATGAAGCACCTGCCTCTTAACCCACAGTTGTTCATCAACAACCGCCAACGATTCATAAAGGAACTGAAGCCCAACAGTATAGCCATCTTTAATAGCAATGATGAAGTTTCTTCTAATGGTGATGCTATTTATCGTTTTGTACAAAACAGCGACCTGTACTGGCTTACTGGCATAGAACAGGAAGACACAATGCTGATACTTTTTCCAAATAATCCTGATCCTAAATACAGGGAGGTGCTGGTACTGGTAAGACCTAACGAAATGAAAGAAAAGTGGGATGGAAAAAGACTTCGTGCAAATGAAGCAACAGCAATATCAGGTATTGAGAAAATTGTATGGCTGGATAGTCTTGAAGCCTTGCTTCAGCCATGGATCCACCTTGCAGATACGATTTACTTAAATACAAATGAGAATGATCGGAAATCTGTTTTGCTGGAAACGCGTGATTATCGTTTTGCAAAGCAAATGAGAGAGCGGTACCCGCTGCACAACTACGAACGCTCTGCGAGAATAACCAAGAAGCTGCGTGCCATTAAAACAGCAGAAGAGGTGGAGGTAATGAAGACCGCCATTGATATTACTGAAAAAGCTTTCAGGCGTGTTCTCGGCTTCATACAGCCTGGTGTAATGGAGTATGAAATAGAGGCAGAAATAGTTCATGAATTTTTACGCAACCGTAGCAAAGGCGAAGCATATGGCAGCATCATTGCCAGTGGCGACAGGGCAAGAACATTGCACTACGTGAGTAACAATCAGGAATGTAAAGATGGTGAACTTGTACTGATGGATTTTGGTGCTAACTATGCTTCTTATGCTGCTGATCTTACGCGTACAGTACCTGTGAATGGAAAGTTCACAAAGCGTCAGAAAGAAGTTTATAATGCTTGTCTTCACCTGCACAAGTATGCGGCAAGTATTCTTAAGCCGGGCATCAGCATCATAGATTATACAGAAAGAGTAGGCGATGAGGCTACTAAGCAATTTGTAAAGATTGGTCTTCTTTCTGAGGCCGATGTTAAGAATGAAGATGCAGAGAACAGGGCTTATCGCAAGTATTTATATCATGGAATTTCTCATCATCTTGGTATAGATGTACACGATCTTGGAACGAGGACAGAACCCATCCAGGCCGGAATGTTATTTACAGTGGAGCCAGGTATCTATATAGAAGAAGAGGAGATGGGGATCAGGATAGAAAATAACTTCTGGATCACGGACAATGGAAATATTGACCTGATGAAGAATATTCCTATTGAAGCGGATGATATAGAGCAACTGATGAAGAGGTGAAAAAACACTAACTAAAAAAATGGCTACTGTTGTCTGAGGTCAGTGGTCAGTCGTCCTTAATTTATGAAGCAAATACCCAACATATTCACGCTGCTTAATTTGTTTTTTGGCTGCCTTGCTATTGTATTCATTCTGCAAAATGGGATGGTAGCTACAAGTAACGAAGGCGGTGATTTGATACTTATGTTACCTGAAAGGATCTACTGGGCTTCTGCCTTCATTGGTATAGCAGCTGTTATAGATTTCCTGGATGGCTTTGTTGCAAGGCTTTTAAAAGCCAGCAGCGAAATGGGAAAACAGCTGGATAGCCTCGCAGACGTGGTAAGCTTTGGTGTAGCGCCTGCAATGATCGTCTACCAGTTCCTGCGCCTGTCGTTTGCGCAGCAGCCTGATGGACTGGAAATATCGGCTGCATGGTTACTACCTGCATTCATCATTCCTTGTGCGGGTGCTTACAGGTTGGCGCGTTTCAATATTGATACTGAACAGTCTGAAAGATTTAAAGGTGTACCCATCCCGGCGGTAGGTTTATTAACTGCATCCTTCCCTTTGATCTATTGGTATTCAGGAAGCGAAACAGCCATCACTGTTCTGCTCAACCAATGGTTCTGGTTTGCTTACATAGCTATTGTATCGTGGCTGATGGTATCTACGCTGCCAATGATGGCGCTGAAGTTCAAAGACTACTCATTTATAAACAACATGTCGAAGTACCTGTTGATACTTGCAGCCATTGCATGTGCAATTTTCCTGCAATGGATGGCGGTACCGCTAGTATTTGCCATCTATGTTATTCTTTCACTTGCTACCAAAGCGCCACCACGTGATGTGGTAGTGCCGCATGATGTAACAAAGTAAATTCAACAGCAAATGATGATGTTGTTGGGTGATGTTAGAAAACAACTTCCAACTGACAATTATAACCAACCACCTACCTTTGCCGCGCTAAAACAACTTACTATGACTTATAATGTTCAAATAAAGGTAATGCCTCTAAAAGACCTGCTTGACCCGCAGGGAAAAGCTGTAATGTCTGGCTTACAAAATCTCGGTTTATCTGGTGTAGAAGATGTACGTGTAGGTAAACATATTACCCTACGTATAGATGCTGAAACAGAAGAAGCCGCAAAGCAGATAGCTGACGAAGCCAGCAAAAAACTACTCGCCAATCCTGTGATGGAGTTTTATGAAATTGAAATGATCAATTGATTTCAGATTAGATATTTCAGATTGAAGATTTCGGAGAGTAGAAAGAAAATTTCTAAATCTTAAATCTAAAAATCTTAAATCTAAAATTCCTCGAATGCTCTACCTCGTTCCCACACCTATAGGCAATCTTGCTGATTTCACTTTCCGCGCAGTGGAGGTGTTGAAGTCGGTGGATGTAATATTGGCGGAGGATACAAGGACTTCTTCTAAGCTTTTGCAGCATTATAATATTTCCAAACCCATTTCGCCTTACCACCAGCATAACGAGCATAAAGTTGCTGCGCATATTGCAGATCAACTGGCGGCAGGAAAAACCTTTGCCTTACTTACCGATGCAGGTACACCCGGCGTTTCTGATCCTGCTTTCCTGCTGGTAAGGGAATGTGTTCAGCGTGATATCAGGGTAGAGTGTTTGCCCGGTGCTACAGCCTTTGTGCCTGCACTGGTAAATAGTGGGCTGCCAATGAACCGGTTTACTTTCGAAGGTTTCTTGCCACTAAAAAAGGGAAGACATACCTTTCTTACCCGCCTGTCTACCGAAGAAAGAACAATGGTTTTTTATGAAAGTCCCATGCGCCTGGTAAAGACGTTAACCGAAATGATGGAGTACTTTGGTGAAGAAAGACAGTGCTGTGTGAGCAGGGAACTGACCAAGATGTTTGAAGAGAATAAGCGCGGAACGCTGCGCCAGGTAAGAGACTACTTCGAACAAAAAGCGGTTAAAGGTGAAATTGTGTTAGTGGTAGAAGGGGCTGCTGTGCTTAAAGGAAAAGCTAAGCGTGGGGAGGAGAATGATGAAGCAGAAGATTGAATACGGGTGAAAATGTAATTCAATATGATTATGAACAAAAGATGGTTAATGACATTGCTGATGTTGGCTTCCGTATACATGGCAAGTGCGCAGTTCAGGAAGCTTCCGGCAGAGGTGACAGATTCATTCAAAGTAAAATTTCCAACTGCTACCCAGGTTTCATGGAGAGACAGGTTAAATTCTTTTCAAGCTGAATTCAAAGAACAAGGTCAGCCGGTTAAAGCAAACTTCGCTTCTAATGGTGAATGGCTTAAGACTGAAAAAAGATACAATTATGAACTGCTGCCGGCAGCCGTAAAAGATGGTTTCAAGAAAAGTAAATATGCTGAATGGCTGATAAAAGAAGTAGTTGAAACGCACGATAAAAAAGATGGCCAGGAGTACAGGATCACTGTTCGAAAAGGTGATTTTTCTAAACGATACCTCCGATTTTCTGTAGCCGGCCAACTACTTGATGACTCACTCACACTGTAGCTTTTTCTCTTGCAGATATAGTATTGCTATAACAGTTGATGCTCATTATTTGCCCTACATTAGCACCTAACATAAAAGCATACCTGCTCTTCCCGCAGGTATGTTCATCAAAATAAAAAGACGATATCTTATAATGATCCAAAGATTAACAGTAGCGCTTTTTGCAGTCTTATTTTTTACTAATGCACAAGCGCAGCCAGACAGGTGGCAGCAACGGATTTCCTACAACATTGAAGCCTCATTGGATGTACAAACCAACCAATTAACAGGCACTGAAAAGATCGATTATTATAATAATTCACCAGACACACTCAATCGTGTGTTCTTTCACATGTATTGGAATGCGTTTCAGCCAAACAGCAGCATGGACGTGCGCAGCCGCGAATACGGGAACATCGTGCTTGGAAAGGATAGGGAAGGTAAGGACGTACGGGATTGGGATCGTAGGGTGCGCGACAGGATCTATAACCTGAAGCCTGATGAGGTGGGTTTTCAAAAAGCAGTGTTTGTAAAAGTAAATGGTAAGAACCAGCAACTGAAAGAGCACGAAACAATATTGGAAGTAGTATTAGATAGGCCAATTCTGCCGAAGTCTAAAACCAGCTTTGAAGTGAGTTTTGTTGCACAGGTGCCGCTTCAGATACGTCGTGCAGGCCGCGACAACGAAGAAGGTGTTCGCTACAGCATGTCGCAGTGGTATCCAAAAATGGTGGAGTATGATTACCAGGGATGGCATGCGAACCCTTACATAGCCCGCGAATTTTATGGCGTGTGGGGCGACTACAATGTGAAACTGACATTGGATAAATCTTATATGGTAGCAGCTACCGGTACTTTGGCCAATGCCGATCAAATAGGATTTGGATACACTGATGCCGCTGTTAGGCCTGCTTCTAATGCGAAAACACTCACTTGGAATTTTGTAGCACAGAATGTTCATGATTTTGCCTGGGCTGCCGATCCTACATATACTATGATAAAGCGCCAGGTAAAAAATGGCCCTATGCTTTACATCGTACATAAAAAAGATCAAGCACAGGATCATCGCTGGAAATTGCTTGCTGATACTGTTGAATTAGCCTTTCCGGTGATGATGAAAACGTTTGGTCCTTACCCATACAAGACATACGCTTTCATACAGGCAGGTGATGGTGGAATGGAATATCCGTTAGCCACTTTTGTAAAAGGACCTGGTATTGGAACAGCCATTCACGAATGGATGCATAGCTGGTTCCAGATGATGCTGGGCACTAACGAAAGCCTGCACCACTGGATGGATGAAGGATTTACAACTTATGCGTCTGAAAGAGTATTGGGTGAATTAAGAGGCAAAACCGGCTTTGTGCAGGAAGGTAGCTACAATGGCTACTTCCGTTTGGTACGCAGCGGACTGGAAGAACCAGCCAGCACACATGCAGATCATTTCAACACCAATTACGCTTATTCAAATGCCAGCTATTCTAAAGGAGCGGTATTTATCACCCAACTTGGATATATAGTAGGAGATAGTGTTCGTGATAAAATTTTACTCGATTACTACTGGCAGTGGCGTTTCAAGCATCCAAATCCGAATGATTTTATCCGGGTGGCTGAAAAAGCAAGTGGGATTGAACTGGACTGGTACAAAGAATACTGGATCAACAGCACAAAAACAATTGACTATGCCCTGGATAGTTTGTGGGAAGAAGAAGGCAAAACAAAGATCAGGATACGCCGGGTAAAGGAGATGCCAATGCCGATTGATGTACAGCTAACTTTTAAAGATGGCAGCAAAGAGATGCACAACATTCCGCTCAACCTGATGTATGGTGCAAAGCCTGTAGAAGATAAATCTATTCCAACAAAAGTTCATACACCATGGAAGTGGACGCATCCAACCTATGTTTTTGAAACCAACCGTAAGCTTTTCGATCTATCAGAGCTTCACATAGATCCTTCGCAGCGGCTGGCGGATGTGGACCGAAAGAATAATGTTCTAAAAATTCAATGGTAGTTATAGCACTGAAAAAGCACTGATGACCTCAGTGCTTTTTTTATGTCAGGTATTTGTATTCAATCGCTTTGGTAGCAGGCGCATGCGGTAAGCATTCATGGCCGTTTTACCCAGCTTAATGATCAATCGGTAATTAACCACTGCGCCAATGGGTGCTCCAATTACCGGTATCAGCTGCGCCATCTTAGCCAGGTCAAGATAGTCACGGTACTCCTGCTGGAACTTCCGCCAATCAAGTTCATTTATATCATCGGGTAGCAAAGCAGCTTTTTCGTCCCAATTTTCCATTTGCAGGTAAACTTGTTTCCGCGTTTCCTGGCTGCAGAAAGCAAGTTGGAAAATGTGAAGAATGTACAACCTTTCTTTATAATCCTTCACCTCGTAGCCATACACTGCAGCTAGTTCAAACAGCAGCTTCACTTTCAGCCCCATTAGTACAGGAAAATCTACCAAACCCAGCAGGATACCTCCGGCACCGGTTATACCACCTTCTGCAGCAGCGGTTTTCCTGTAGAAGTCAATTTTAGCCTGCACTGCTCCTTCACGTTGTTCTAATGTTCCTTCGTGCCTTGTTCGTTGGTTTAAGAGTTCAGCACCAAAGAGCACTCCCTTAAACAGCTGTTTAATAGCTGCAGTGATGGCATTGTGAACCTTTTCAGGTATGTAGCCATTGATCTTATCCTGCACCCGTTTTGCCAGTTTATTGGTGAACGAAGGACCTTTCAGCATTTCCTGCTGCCATTTTTTTAGTTCATCCAATGCCTGGTATTCGTACGAAGTCATAGTTATTTAATTACAGCGTGTCAACTCTTCCAGCTGTTGGAAGGAGAGATCCATCAAGTGATATTTACTGGCTGCATTAGGAAAGGAATAATGCCACCATTCCGTCTCAAGAGCACGAAAGCCATGTTTCTCCATTATTGTCCTCAGTAGCTTCCTGTTCTCAAGTACTTTTTTGCCCAGCTTCATATAGTTGTGGTGCGCCTTCTCCGAAAAATCATCAAACGCTGTAGGCATGGGTACTGCTTTACCATTGGAGAGATCGGCTAATGTGACATCTACCGCTGCTCCCCTGTTGTGGCCACTCCCTTTCCTGGGGTTAGCAGCATAACGTTCATCAGGAACCACCTGCCACATCTTTACAGTAGTAGAATAGGGGCGGTAGGCGTCAAAAAACAGGAGCGATAGATCCTTCTTTTTTAGTTCTTCCTGCACTTTTGCCAGCGCACGTGCCACTTCTACGCGTACAAAAACCTCCGGATCATGGTATAAAACCGTTTTTGTGAAATTGGCTGGCGTAGCATAAACAAGGCTGGTATATAGCGGATGTATAAAATTTTTTAATGCTACCATTCTTATTGATGTATCAGCCTTTACGAGCTTTTTATACATTTTTGGCACGCTAACTACCTGCAGCCCATACGCATTAGCAGGAACCACAATTTGTTGACTTTTCCCCACAACTGGGGAACTTAAGGCTATTATAATGAGGAAAAACCACATATAAGGCTTACTTTTGCACCTCATTGGTTGAAAAGGTATTAATTATTAACCCTCAAATCTACCAGTTTTGAAGAAACTCCTATTTATGTTCCTGGTGCTGCCGTTTATCACTTTAGCCCAGGCTCCTAAAGAAAAGAAAGATCCGATACAAGGCGTAGCAAGTTTTTATGCTCCTCACTTCAATGGCCTGCGTACCGCTACTGGTGAAATTTTCAAGCACTCTAATCTTACCGCTGCAAGCAATAATTTCAAGATCAACACACTTGTCAGAGTTACCAACCTACTAAATAACAAATCTGTTATTGTTAGGATCAACGACCGTATGCATGAAAGAATGGCTAAGAAAGGTCGTGTGGTAGACCTTACCAGTGCTGCC
Coding sequences within it:
- the pssA gene encoding CDP-diacylglycerol--serine O-phosphatidyltransferase gives rise to the protein MKQIPNIFTLLNLFFGCLAIVFILQNGMVATSNEGGDLILMLPERIYWASAFIGIAAVIDFLDGFVARLLKASSEMGKQLDSLADVVSFGVAPAMIVYQFLRLSFAQQPDGLEISAAWLLPAFIIPCAGAYRLARFNIDTEQSERFKGVPIPAVGLLTASFPLIYWYSGSETAITVLLNQWFWFAYIAIVSWLMVSTLPMMALKFKDYSFINNMSKYLLILAAIACAIFLQWMAVPLVFAIYVILSLATKAPPRDVVVPHDVTK
- a CDS encoding aminopeptidase P N-terminal domain-containing protein, which gives rise to MKHLPLNPQLFINNRQRFIKELKPNSIAIFNSNDEVSSNGDAIYRFVQNSDLYWLTGIEQEDTMLILFPNNPDPKYREVLVLVRPNEMKEKWDGKRLRANEATAISGIEKIVWLDSLEALLQPWIHLADTIYLNTNENDRKSVLLETRDYRFAKQMRERYPLHNYERSARITKKLRAIKTAEEVEVMKTAIDITEKAFRRVLGFIQPGVMEYEIEAEIVHEFLRNRSKGEAYGSIIASGDRARTLHYVSNNQECKDGELVLMDFGANYASYAADLTRTVPVNGKFTKRQKEVYNACLHLHKYAASILKPGISIIDYTERVGDEATKQFVKIGLLSEADVKNEDAENRAYRKYLYHGISHHLGIDVHDLGTRTEPIQAGMLFTVEPGIYIEEEEMGIRIENNFWITDNGNIDLMKNIPIEADDIEQLMKR
- the purS gene encoding phosphoribosylformylglycinamidine synthase subunit PurS; translation: MTYNVQIKVMPLKDLLDPQGKAVMSGLQNLGLSGVEDVRVGKHITLRIDAETEEAAKQIADEASKKLLANPVMEFYEIEMIN
- a CDS encoding LolA family protein, producing the protein MKRLLYLFAAFLISASASAQDANAKKVLDQVSAKLKTFKGITANFNYSSKSRSGKVNNNVAGKVAIKGNKYYIKQGPTEIFSDGNKIWNYNGSNEVTVNTVDADGQTLTPQKLLTNFYDKDFTYKLVSSAGNAHQIEMVPVDKRKNFQRVNVFVDKSKLMITRATILDKSNNTIEFSLNNINTNASITDNTFVFDKNKYKKNIEVIE
- a CDS encoding septal ring lytic transglycosylase RlpA family protein: MKKLLFMFLVLPFITLAQAPKEKKDPIQGVASFYAPHFNGLRTATGEIFKHSNLTAASNNFKINTLVRVTNLLNNKSVIVRINDRMHERMAKKGRVVDLTSAAAKVLGVGINGLLKVKVEPYFGSVD
- a CDS encoding M1 family metallopeptidase — protein: MIQRLTVALFAVLFFTNAQAQPDRWQQRISYNIEASLDVQTNQLTGTEKIDYYNNSPDTLNRVFFHMYWNAFQPNSSMDVRSREYGNIVLGKDREGKDVRDWDRRVRDRIYNLKPDEVGFQKAVFVKVNGKNQQLKEHETILEVVLDRPILPKSKTSFEVSFVAQVPLQIRRAGRDNEEGVRYSMSQWYPKMVEYDYQGWHANPYIAREFYGVWGDYNVKLTLDKSYMVAATGTLANADQIGFGYTDAAVRPASNAKTLTWNFVAQNVHDFAWAADPTYTMIKRQVKNGPMLYIVHKKDQAQDHRWKLLADTVELAFPVMMKTFGPYPYKTYAFIQAGDGGMEYPLATFVKGPGIGTAIHEWMHSWFQMMLGTNESLHHWMDEGFTTYASERVLGELRGKTGFVQEGSYNGYFRLVRSGLEEPASTHADHFNTNYAYSNASYSKGAVFITQLGYIVGDSVRDKILLDYYWQWRFKHPNPNDFIRVAEKASGIELDWYKEYWINSTKTIDYALDSLWEEEGKTKIRIRRVKEMPMPIDVQLTFKDGSKEMHNIPLNLMYGAKPVEDKSIPTKVHTPWKWTHPTYVFETNRKLFDLSELHIDPSQRLADVDRKNNVLKIQW
- a CDS encoding EcsC family protein, with the translated sequence MTSYEYQALDELKKWQQEMLKGPSFTNKLAKRVQDKINGYIPEKVHNAITAAIKQLFKGVLFGAELLNQRTRHEGTLEQREGAVQAKIDFYRKTAAAEGGITGAGGILLGLVDFPVLMGLKVKLLFELAAVYGYEVKDYKERLYILHIFQLAFCSQETRKQVYLQMENWDEKAALLPDDINELDWRKFQQEYRDYLDLAKMAQLIPVIGAPIGAVVNYRLIIKLGKTAMNAYRMRLLPKRLNTNT
- a CDS encoding PepSY-like domain-containing protein — encoded protein: MTLLMLASVYMASAQFRKLPAEVTDSFKVKFPTATQVSWRDRLNSFQAEFKEQGQPVKANFASNGEWLKTEKRYNYELLPAAVKDGFKKSKYAEWLIKEVVETHDKKDGQEYRITVRKGDFSKRYLRFSVAGQLLDDSLTL
- the rsmI gene encoding 16S rRNA (cytidine(1402)-2'-O)-methyltransferase; the protein is MLYLVPTPIGNLADFTFRAVEVLKSVDVILAEDTRTSSKLLQHYNISKPISPYHQHNEHKVAAHIADQLAAGKTFALLTDAGTPGVSDPAFLLVRECVQRDIRVECLPGATAFVPALVNSGLPMNRFTFEGFLPLKKGRHTFLTRLSTEERTMVFYESPMRLVKTLTEMMEYFGEERQCCVSRELTKMFEENKRGTLRQVRDYFEQKAVKGEIVLVVEGAAVLKGKAKRGEENDEAED
- a CDS encoding M15 family metallopeptidase, producing MYKKLVKADTSIRMVALKNFIHPLYTSLVYATPANFTKTVLYHDPEVFVRVEVARALAKVQEELKKKDLSLLFFDAYRPYSTTVKMWQVVPDERYAANPRKGSGHNRGAAVDVTLADLSNGKAVPMPTAFDDFSEKAHHNYMKLGKKVLENRKLLRTIMEKHGFRALETEWWHYSFPNAASKYHLMDLSFQQLEELTRCN